The Thermodesulfobacteriota bacterium genome window below encodes:
- the wecB gene encoding UDP-N-acetylglucosamine 2-epimerase (non-hydrolyzing): protein MTIKVMTIVGTRPELIKLCRVINELDLHTDHVLAHTGQNFDFELNEIFFKDLKIRKPDHFLDAAGKTAAETIGNVIANSDKVMALEKPDAMLLLGDTNSCLAVISAKRRKIPIFHMEAGNRCFDQRVPEEINRKIVDHTSDINLTYTEHARRYLMMEGLKPETIIKTGSPMKEVLNHYTPQIEKSEALKRLKVESGQYIVVSAHREENVDLENNFGDLLESLNSIAGKYDRPVIVSTHPRTRKKLEEHVGFKADGRIQFLKPLGFFDYVKLQMNAFCVVSDSGTITEESSILDFPAVTIRQAHERPEGMDEGTLIMCGLKSDRIIESIDIVRSHYLKNQRQFRLVNDYDSDNVSKKVLRIIMSYTDYVNRTVWHLV from the coding sequence ATGACAATAAAGGTTATGACCATTGTGGGGACAAGGCCTGAATTAATCAAGCTTTGCCGGGTGATCAACGAGCTGGACCTGCACACGGATCATGTTCTGGCTCACACCGGGCAGAATTTTGATTTTGAGCTCAACGAAATATTCTTCAAGGATCTTAAAATACGCAAACCGGATCATTTCCTTGATGCGGCAGGAAAAACAGCCGCGGAAACCATCGGAAATGTGATTGCAAATTCAGATAAGGTGATGGCGTTGGAAAAACCGGATGCCATGCTGCTGCTGGGTGATACCAACAGCTGCCTGGCCGTTATTTCAGCCAAACGTCGAAAGATACCGATATTTCACATGGAAGCCGGAAACCGCTGTTTCGATCAAAGGGTACCGGAGGAAATCAACCGTAAAATTGTGGACCACACCAGTGACATTAACCTGACCTACACTGAACATGCCCGCCGATATCTTATGATGGAAGGCTTGAAACCTGAAACCATCATAAAAACCGGCTCGCCCATGAAAGAGGTGCTGAACCATTACACACCCCAAATTGAAAAGTCAGAGGCTCTTAAGCGACTTAAAGTGGAATCCGGCCAGTACATCGTGGTGAGTGCCCACAGGGAGGAAAATGTTGATCTGGAAAATAACTTTGGAGATCTGCTGGAATCGTTAAATTCAATTGCCGGGAAATATGACAGGCCTGTCATTGTTTCCACCCATCCCCGAACCCGAAAAAAACTTGAGGAACATGTGGGTTTTAAAGCGGACGGGCGTATTCAATTTCTAAAACCACTGGGATTTTTTGACTACGTCAAGCTACAGATGAACGCTTTTTGTGTGGTTTCAGACAGCGGTACAATTACCGAAGAGTCTTCCATTTTAGATTTCCCGGCGGTCACCATTAGACAGGCCCATGAACGCCCGGAAGGAATGGATGAGGGGACTTTGATTATGTGCGGCCTAAAATCCGACAGGATTATCGAGTCCATTGACATCGTGAGGTCGCATTATCTGAAAAACCAGCGGCAATTTAGGCTGGTTAACGACTATGACTCGGACAATGTTTCCAAGAAGGTGTTGCGCATCATCATGAGTTACACCGATTATGTGAATCGAACAGTCTGGCACCTGGTATAA
- a CDS encoding SDR family oxidoreductase, with translation MSGIKKILVTGAGGFIGRALCTRMSAEGWHVRGTVRSEKDINRLPEGIEAVSIGSIDADTRWDDALRDIDTVVHLAARVHVMDDTAVNRLEAFRKMNVVATKHFAQSASSAGVRRFIFMSSIKVNGEGRETAYTEDDEEAPEDPYGVSKWEAEQQLRKIADMSGLETVILRPPLVYGPGVKANFLRLVSLVKFGIPLPFGCIKNRRSLIYIGNLIDTIITCMTNTDAAGKTYLVSDGEDVSTPELIRRIGAASGRRTLLLPVPVWIIRMAGRISGKHDEVERLVGSLTVDISKIYRELEWEPPYSMEHGLRETLKWYQKAG, from the coding sequence ATGTCAGGAATAAAAAAAATACTGGTTACAGGCGCCGGCGGTTTTATCGGACGTGCACTGTGCACCAGAATGTCAGCTGAGGGTTGGCATGTCCGTGGAACGGTCAGGTCTGAAAAAGATATCAACCGGTTGCCGGAAGGTATCGAGGCTGTTTCAATCGGATCAATCGATGCGGATACCAGGTGGGATGATGCCCTAAGAGACATTGATACGGTTGTTCATCTGGCCGCACGGGTGCACGTGATGGATGACACTGCCGTAAACCGCCTTGAGGCGTTCAGAAAAATGAACGTGGTAGCGACCAAACATTTTGCTCAATCAGCATCATCTGCCGGTGTGAGACGGTTTATATTTATGAGTTCAATCAAAGTAAATGGTGAGGGGAGGGAAACTGCATACACCGAAGATGATGAAGAAGCGCCTGAAGATCCCTATGGGGTGAGCAAATGGGAGGCAGAGCAGCAATTACGAAAGATAGCTGATATGTCCGGTCTGGAAACGGTCATACTAAGGCCGCCTTTAGTATATGGGCCAGGAGTAAAAGCTAATTTTCTGCGACTTGTAAGTCTGGTAAAATTCGGAATTCCGCTTCCGTTTGGATGTATAAAAAATCGCCGGAGCCTGATATATATTGGTAATCTTATTGATACAATTATAACTTGCATGACTAATACTGATGCGGCTGGCAAGACCTATCTTGTAAGCGATGGGGAAGATGTATCCACGCCTGAACTGATCCGTAGGATTGGAGCTGCTTCAGGACGGCGAACATTATTGCTGCCGGTTCCGGTCTGGATTATAAGAATGGCTGGAAGGATTTCTGGCAAGCATGATGAGGTTGAAAGGCTTGTTGGATCGTTAACGGTTGATATCTCTAAAATTTACAGGGAATTGGAGTGGGAGCCTCCTTATTCAATGGAACATGGACTCAGAGAAACTTTAAAATGGTATCAAAAAGCAGGATAG
- a CDS encoding nucleotidyl transferase AbiEii/AbiGii toxin family protein yields MLTLEQISEYFPKEILKRNPHGALVEYLQYELLDSLYKNKEAIYLSFIGGTAIRILQQSHRFSEDLDFDNFGLSFEQFDSLMKKSCRDMEIKGFLIEHRIVERSAYHCYIRFPEILHKAGITSDMGKKILIRIDMEAKEKLYNPQKFLLNKFAVYRQILTAPVSVLLSQKMFAVLQRKREKGRDLYDVSFLLGITGPDFSYIDKYFAADRTNFLKIFKDRVDNLDLKYLAKDVEPFLFSNEQKERILSFREYWRQRSISI; encoded by the coding sequence ATGCTTACATTAGAGCAAATATCAGAGTATTTTCCGAAAGAAATACTTAAAAGAAATCCGCACGGAGCCCTGGTTGAATACCTGCAATATGAACTATTAGATTCTTTGTATAAAAATAAGGAAGCCATTTACCTTAGTTTTATCGGAGGCACAGCCATCAGGATTTTGCAGCAGAGCCACCGTTTTTCTGAAGATCTTGATTTTGATAATTTTGGCCTTTCATTTGAACAGTTCGATTCTTTAATGAAAAAATCATGCCGGGATATGGAGATAAAAGGATTTCTTATTGAGCATAGAATAGTCGAGCGAAGTGCATATCATTGCTATATACGATTTCCTGAAATCCTGCATAAAGCAGGAATAACCAGCGATATGGGAAAAAAAATATTAATAAGGATAGATATGGAAGCTAAAGAAAAATTGTATAACCCTCAGAAATTTCTGCTAAATAAATTTGCAGTTTACAGACAAATTCTGACAGCGCCTGTTTCAGTACTTTTATCCCAGAAAATGTTCGCGGTATTACAAAGAAAACGTGAAAAAGGTCGTGACTTATATGACGTGTCCTTTTTATTGGGCATAACTGGACCTGATTTCTCTTATATTGATAAATATTTTGCTGCCGATAGAACAAATTTCTTAAAGATATTTAAAGATAGAGTAGACAATCTGGATCTAAAATATTTAGCCAAGGATGTTGAGCCATTTTTATTTTCCAATGAACAAAAAGAAAGAATATTAAGCTTTAGGGAATATTGGCGACAACGGAGTATATCTATCTAA
- a CDS encoding sugar transferase — MKRIFDIFLAIVVIIISTLPMLAIAFLIKITSKGSILYWSNRVGKNNKIFRMPKFRTMKADTPAMATHLMKNPEQYCTPVGTFLRKTSLDELPQLYSVLKGDMSFVGPRPALFNQDDLIELRTKKGIHHLIPGITGWAQINGRDDLPIPQKVDLDEFYLRHHSFMFDLKTIFLTFFSVLWSRGVQH; from the coding sequence ATGAAACGAATATTTGATATTTTTCTAGCTATAGTCGTTATAATTATCTCAACCCTACCCATGTTAGCAATAGCCTTCTTAATAAAGATTACTTCCAAAGGTTCTATACTCTACTGGTCGAACAGGGTTGGAAAAAACAATAAGATTTTCCGGATGCCAAAGTTCAGGACAATGAAGGCGGATACGCCTGCCATGGCGACACACCTTATGAAAAATCCGGAACAGTACTGCACGCCTGTAGGAACATTTCTGCGTAAAACAAGCCTGGATGAACTGCCGCAACTTTATAGTGTTCTCAAGGGAGATATGAGCTTTGTGGGGCCACGACCGGCACTTTTTAATCAGGATGACCTGATTGAGCTGAGAACCAAAAAAGGAATCCATCACCTTATTCCCGGCATTACCGGTTGGGCACAGATTAATGGCAGGGATGACCTCCCTATTCCACAAAAGGTTGACCTGGATGAGTTTTATCTTAGACATCACTCTTTTATGTTTGATTTGAAAACAATTTTTCTGACTTTTTTCAGTGTGTTGTGGAGTAGGGGGGTGCAACATTGA
- a CDS encoding nucleoside-diphosphate sugar epimerase/dehydratase — protein sequence MKFKQFYKNFLIILLVDMLLLAASLIGAHLIRFEFSIPVNFMKSLIRILPWALLVKLICFYMFNLYRGMWRYTSISDLFNVIKASTVSTLLVVFFVLFKSGFIGYSRSVFLIDWCLTVFFIAGFRLGVRMFYEQFSKDQPSPSDFLTAFRVFAHRKKDSKNLIIIGAGNCGEKIFREIHNNKELQYNVVGFLDDSKNKIGRTIHGIPVLGRIDDIIVLTKKVKANEALIAIPSARGRQMRRIVELCKSSAIPFKTVPGYGELINGRVTVNAIREVAYRDLLGREMVKLDEKQIGAYLAGQNVLVTGAGGSIGSELCRQICRFKPGSILLFERAESPLYEIELELKKNFADIKVVPILADIQHKLQIEKVFHQYEPQTVFHAAAYKHVPMLELQPWKALENNIQGTANLLEIVTKFNIERFVFVSTDKAVRPTNVMGASKRVAEMLVSAQNSCGHSKTRFIIVRFGNVVGSVGSVVPLFKKQIENGGPVTVTHPEVTRYFMTIPEACQLILQAGAMGSGGEIYLLDMGTTIKISDMARDLIRLSGFEPDVDIKIEYIGLRPGEKLYEELITEGENVVPTGHEKIMVLKGMECNLQTLNGQIEDLTALAPKQDEGRIKTKLKEIVPEYSPAH from the coding sequence ATGAAATTTAAGCAATTTTATAAAAATTTTTTGATCATATTACTGGTGGATATGCTGCTTCTGGCGGCATCATTGATCGGAGCTCACCTGATCCGTTTTGAATTCAGTATTCCTGTGAATTTCATGAAATCACTGATACGAATACTGCCCTGGGCTTTGCTGGTAAAATTAATCTGTTTTTACATGTTTAATCTGTATCGGGGGATGTGGCGCTACACCAGCATTTCCGATCTATTCAATGTCATCAAGGCATCCACTGTTAGTACCTTGCTTGTTGTTTTTTTTGTTTTGTTTAAATCCGGATTTATCGGATACTCGCGTTCGGTATTTCTCATTGACTGGTGTTTAACTGTTTTTTTTATTGCCGGGTTTCGCCTGGGCGTGAGGATGTTTTATGAGCAATTCAGCAAAGATCAGCCGTCACCTTCTGATTTTCTCACCGCATTCAGAGTTTTCGCGCACAGAAAAAAAGACAGCAAAAATCTGATTATCATTGGGGCAGGGAATTGCGGTGAAAAGATTTTTCGCGAGATACACAACAACAAAGAATTACAATACAACGTGGTCGGTTTTCTCGATGACAGTAAAAATAAAATCGGCAGAACCATTCATGGCATACCCGTACTCGGCCGTATAGATGATATCATCGTTTTAACCAAAAAGGTAAAGGCCAACGAAGCTCTGATTGCTATTCCTTCAGCACGTGGACGGCAAATGCGCAGGATCGTTGAGCTCTGTAAATCAAGTGCCATCCCGTTTAAAACAGTACCCGGTTACGGGGAGCTGATTAATGGTCGGGTGACGGTTAATGCCATTCGAGAAGTGGCTTACCGGGATCTTTTGGGCCGCGAAATGGTCAAACTTGATGAAAAACAAATCGGTGCGTATCTCGCGGGACAAAATGTGCTGGTAACCGGAGCGGGCGGGTCTATCGGTTCTGAACTATGCAGGCAGATCTGCCGGTTTAAGCCCGGTTCTATTTTATTATTTGAAAGAGCGGAAAGCCCTTTATACGAAATCGAGCTTGAACTCAAAAAAAATTTTGCTGACATCAAGGTGGTACCTATTCTGGCAGACATTCAACATAAATTGCAAATCGAAAAGGTTTTTCATCAATACGAACCTCAAACTGTTTTCCATGCGGCGGCATATAAACACGTCCCCATGCTGGAGCTGCAGCCCTGGAAAGCTTTGGAGAATAATATCCAGGGAACGGCAAACCTGCTTGAAATTGTAACAAAATTTAACATTGAGCGTTTTGTTTTCGTTTCCACCGATAAGGCGGTGCGTCCCACCAATGTGATGGGTGCCTCAAAACGAGTGGCAGAGATGCTGGTATCCGCTCAGAACAGCTGTGGGCATTCTAAAACTCGCTTTATCATTGTTCGTTTCGGTAATGTGGTGGGAAGTGTGGGAAGTGTGGTCCCGCTTTTTAAAAAACAGATCGAGAATGGAGGACCGGTCACGGTGACCCATCCGGAGGTGACACGGTATTTCATGACCATTCCGGAAGCGTGCCAGCTTATTCTTCAGGCAGGTGCCATGGGCAGTGGTGGAGAGATATATCTTTTGGACATGGGGACCACCATCAAGATTTCCGACATGGCGCGGGATCTTATTCGACTTTCCGGATTTGAACCGGATGTCGATATCAAAATCGAATATATCGGTTTAAGGCCCGGAGAAAAGCTTTATGAAGAGCTTATTACCGAGGGTGAGAATGTGGTTCCCACCGGTCATGAGAAAATAATGGTGTTAAAAGGGATGGAATGTAACCTTCAGACATTAAACGGCCAAATAGAAGATTTGACCGCCTTGGCGCCAAAACAGGATGAAGGTAGAATTAAAACCAAACTCAAGGAAATCGTACCCGAATATTCTCCTGCGCATTGA
- the glmM gene encoding phosphoglucosamine mutase, translating into MGKLFGTDGIRGVANEYPITCEMAMDIGRAVAYLFRSGTDRSKIVIGKDTRISGDMIEYALVSGICSMGLDALLTGVLPTPGIAYMTSSLGATAGIVISASHNPFYDNGIKLFNKEGFKLSDAKEEEIEHMLLNKHSDLIHKTIRDTGRALEVEDAGEKYSGFLKSALPEDFILEGMKIVIDCANGATYQVAPKLFKELDAEVYSIFISPNGKNINENCGSQHTEKLCEIVLKTEADIGLAFDGDGDRLIAVDEKGDVTSGDQILAVCANTMKQRDKLKNNLAISTVMSNLGLKVALKNMNIDHMMTDVGDRYVMEQMISSGAVLGGEDSGHMIFLDQQTTGDGILTALKLIESMKFESKPLSELKKVMTVFPQSLINVEVKSKPEMKTLHDLQEAIESVEKNLGEQGRVLVRYSGTQPVCRVMVEGPTEEETRRYCKQLADIVKNKIG; encoded by the coding sequence TTGGGGAAATTATTCGGAACAGACGGAATAAGAGGCGTGGCAAATGAATATCCGATCACCTGCGAAATGGCCATGGATATCGGAAGAGCGGTTGCTTACCTTTTTCGCAGCGGAACAGACAGATCAAAGATTGTCATCGGTAAAGATACCCGAATATCCGGTGACATGATTGAATATGCTTTGGTTTCAGGTATTTGTTCAATGGGACTTGATGCACTACTTACAGGTGTTTTGCCCACTCCCGGCATCGCCTACATGACTTCGTCACTGGGTGCTACTGCCGGAATCGTCATATCCGCATCGCATAATCCTTTTTATGACAATGGTATAAAGCTTTTCAATAAGGAAGGTTTTAAGCTGTCTGATGCCAAAGAAGAAGAAATCGAGCATATGTTATTAAACAAACATTCTGATTTAATACACAAAACCATTCGTGATACCGGCAGAGCGTTAGAAGTTGAAGATGCGGGTGAAAAATACAGCGGTTTTCTGAAATCAGCATTGCCTGAAGATTTTATCCTGGAAGGGATGAAAATAGTTATTGATTGTGCCAACGGTGCCACATATCAGGTTGCACCGAAATTATTTAAAGAGCTGGATGCTGAGGTATATTCTATATTTATTTCACCGAACGGCAAAAATATAAATGAAAACTGTGGTTCTCAACATACTGAAAAACTTTGCGAAATAGTGCTAAAGACAGAGGCAGACATTGGTCTTGCATTTGACGGCGATGGTGACCGGCTCATTGCGGTGGATGAGAAAGGAGATGTCACCAGCGGTGACCAGATACTTGCTGTTTGTGCAAACACGATGAAACAAAGGGATAAACTTAAAAATAATCTGGCGATCAGCACGGTTATGAGCAATTTGGGACTTAAAGTTGCTTTGAAAAATATGAATATCGACCATATGATGACCGACGTGGGTGATCGCTATGTGATGGAACAGATGATTTCTTCAGGCGCGGTTTTGGGCGGTGAAGATTCCGGCCATATGATATTTTTAGATCAGCAGACCACCGGTGACGGTATTCTTACCGCTTTAAAATTGATTGAATCCATGAAATTTGAATCAAAACCCTTATCCGAACTTAAAAAAGTCATGACGGTTTTTCCCCAGTCTTTGATTAATGTGGAGGTTAAAAGCAAGCCGGAAATGAAAACGCTGCACGATCTCCAGGAAGCGATTGAATCAGTTGAAAAAAATCTTGGAGAACAGGGCAGGGTGCTGGTTCGCTATTCAGGGACTCAGCCGGTTTGCCGGGTGATGGTGGAAGGACCAACTGAAGAAGAAACCCGAAGATATTGTAAACAACTGGCTGATATAGTTAAGAATAAAATTGGATAG
- a CDS encoding Bax inhibitor-1/YccA family protein: MQPVPISQTQAQVQVNSFIRSVYNWMAVGLGITGIISYYIISNQQLIFYLRKNFMLVLGLFIVELILVFSIARKIQQIKASTATGLFLLYSALNGITLSVILYHYTLQSVASTFFVCAATFAACSVFGMVTKRDLTGVGQFMFMGLIGIIIATVVNMFIGSHGLQMIISYLGVFIFVGLTAYDTQKLKNMALTQPDGLGAAVIRKGAIMGALTLYLDFINMFIFLLHILGVSRD, encoded by the coding sequence ATGCAACCAGTGCCCATTAGTCAGACACAAGCCCAGGTACAAGTCAATTCATTTATTAGAAGTGTGTATAACTGGATGGCGGTCGGTTTAGGGATTACCGGCATCATTTCTTATTATATTATAAGCAACCAGCAACTGATATTCTATTTAAGAAAAAACTTTATGCTGGTATTAGGTCTGTTTATCGTCGAACTGATTTTGGTATTTTCAATTGCCAGAAAAATACAGCAGATTAAGGCTTCAACCGCAACCGGACTTTTTTTGCTATACTCGGCGTTAAATGGTATCACCCTTTCCGTTATCTTGTACCATTATACCTTGCAATCCGTTGCGTCCACCTTTTTTGTTTGTGCAGCCACCTTTGCGGCCTGCAGCGTTTTCGGCATGGTCACCAAACGGGATTTAACCGGTGTGGGACAGTTTATGTTTATGGGATTGATCGGAATCATTATCGCCACTGTGGTAAATATGTTTATCGGAAGCCACGGTCTGCAAATGATTATCAGCTATCTCGGCGTGTTCATTTTTGTTGGTTTGACTGCATATGACACACAAAAATTAAAAAATATGGCACTGACGCAGCCAGATGGACTGGGTGCAGCGGTGATTAGAAAAGGCGCCATTATGGGCGCCCTGACATTGTATCTTGATTTTATCAATATGTTTATTTTTCTGTTACATATTCTGGGTGTCAGCAGAGACTAA
- the xseA gene encoding exodeoxyribonuclease VII large subunit: MQQPSPHIYTVSDLNSEIKSLLENKFTFLWITGEISNFRMPASGHFYFTLKDHQSQISSVMFSGQNRKLKFDLEDGLKITGMGRISLFEPRGTYQIIFEYIEPEGIGALQIAFEQLKEKLHLEGLFDEAHKKPLPFLPQKITLITSPTGAVVHDMVEIANRRHPGIRLEIIPVKVQGENAEKEIINGIDLLNRHSHADLAILARGGGSLEDLQAFNSEKVARAVFASNIPIISAVGHETDFTIVDFVSDLRAPTPSAAAELAVPNKHDLIQFINEKKNSLENHIKRMIRHLSVKLNEIQQRLIDPKRKIIDLRLRADDYTTRLSNSIHHYVSYEKEKLSWRKDKLYSYNPSVYVNKLNNKHDILRTNLFNNITKCIDNYKSMLREKSIKLDTLNPTAILSRGYSITRTLPEHSVVRHTTEVNIQQDVEVLLSKGKLKCRITEVNKKCPK, from the coding sequence ATGCAACAACCCTCCCCACATATCTATACAGTATCCGATCTGAATTCAGAAATTAAATCTCTGCTGGAAAACAAATTTACCTTCCTTTGGATTACCGGTGAAATTTCAAACTTTAGAATGCCGGCTTCCGGCCATTTTTATTTCACCCTTAAAGATCATCAATCACAGATAAGTTCCGTGATGTTTAGTGGCCAAAACCGGAAGTTAAAATTCGACCTTGAAGATGGGTTAAAAATAACCGGTATGGGCAGAATCAGTTTGTTTGAACCCAGGGGGACATACCAAATTATTTTTGAATATATCGAACCTGAAGGTATTGGCGCACTGCAGATTGCTTTTGAACAGCTAAAGGAAAAGCTTCATCTTGAAGGGTTGTTTGACGAAGCACACAAGAAGCCCCTCCCCTTTTTACCGCAAAAAATTACGCTGATCACTTCACCAACCGGTGCGGTTGTCCATGACATGGTTGAGATCGCCAATCGACGACACCCCGGAATACGGCTTGAAATTATTCCAGTCAAAGTTCAGGGCGAAAATGCTGAAAAAGAAATAATCAATGGAATTGATCTGTTAAATAGGCACAGCCATGCTGATTTGGCCATTTTAGCCAGAGGGGGCGGTTCACTTGAGGATTTGCAGGCCTTTAACTCGGAAAAGGTTGCCAGGGCTGTTTTTGCTTCAAACATTCCAATTATTTCAGCGGTTGGCCATGAAACCGATTTTACCATCGTCGATTTTGTATCTGATCTCAGGGCCCCCACTCCTTCCGCAGCAGCTGAACTTGCAGTACCCAATAAGCATGACCTGATTCAATTTATTAATGAAAAAAAGAACTCATTGGAAAATCACATCAAACGGATGATCCGTCATTTATCGGTAAAACTAAACGAAATTCAGCAAAGACTCATTGATCCAAAACGTAAAATCATTGACCTAAGACTTAGAGCTGATGATTATACCACCCGCCTATCCAATAGCATTCATCATTATGTATCTTATGAAAAGGAAAAACTATCCTGGCGAAAAGATAAACTATACTCATATAATCCTTCGGTTTATGTAAATAAACTTAACAATAAACATGATATATTAAGAACTAACTTATTTAATAATATAACTAAATGTATTGATAATTATAAATCAATGCTTAGGGAGAAATCGATCAAACTCGATACATTAAACCCGACGGCAATCCTATCGCGTGGGTACAGTATCACACGGACCTTACCTGAACATTCAGTGGTACGTCATACAACCGAGGTAAATATCCAACAGGATGTTGAGGTTCTGCTTTCTAAAGGAAAATTGAAATGCCGCATCACGGAGGTAAACAAAAAATGCCCAAAATGA
- the xseB gene encoding exodeoxyribonuclease VII small subunit, translated as MPKMTFEQSMNKLEQIVQELESGDLPLEKAMTKFEEGIQLSKLCNEKLDETEKKVTLLMQDNQGNIEEKPV; from the coding sequence ATGCCCAAAATGACTTTTGAGCAATCCATGAATAAACTCGAGCAGATCGTACAGGAACTGGAATCAGGAGATCTGCCGCTTGAAAAGGCAATGACCAAATTTGAAGAAGGAATACAGCTTTCCAAATTGTGTAATGAAAAGCTGGATGAAACAGAAAAAAAAGTCACCCTGTTAATGCAGGATAATCAAGGAAATATTGAAGAAAAGCCGGTTTAG
- a CDS encoding farnesyl diphosphate synthase produces the protein MFDLVSYLAQRQKLINGSLVKIIEGIQCHPRLLSALNYSLMADGKRLRPILCLAACEAIGDTYEPALTAACALEMIHTYSLIHDDLPAMDDDQLRRGKQTCHIKYDEATAILAGDALLTLAFQILSSPVNIKEDQDSVWLKVIHLIAGASGYKGMIDGQMKDIMSEGTLLSLDDLEDMHALKTGALIEASICAGAVLGHGSPEQIKQLKIYAKKIGLAFQVTDDILNVEGNPDVMGKAVGTDKNRHKSTYPLIMGLKESKIFATNLINNALKAIEIFDNKADPLRAIATYIFTRKK, from the coding sequence ATGTTCGACCTGGTCAGCTATTTAGCGCAAAGACAAAAGTTAATTAATGGTTCGCTGGTAAAAATCATTGAGGGTATACAATGTCACCCAAGACTCCTTTCTGCCTTAAACTATTCGCTTATGGCGGATGGCAAGAGGCTCAGGCCGATTTTATGTCTGGCAGCCTGCGAGGCGATCGGCGATACATATGAACCCGCCCTGACAGCCGCGTGCGCCCTAGAAATGATCCATACCTACTCATTGATCCATGACGACCTGCCGGCGATGGATGATGATCAGTTGAGAAGGGGAAAACAGACATGCCACATTAAATATGATGAAGCAACTGCGATATTAGCCGGCGATGCCCTGCTGACTCTGGCCTTCCAGATCCTTTCATCACCCGTCAATATAAAAGAAGACCAAGACTCAGTATGGCTTAAGGTAATCCATTTAATTGCCGGTGCATCCGGATACAAGGGTATGATCGACGGACAAATGAAAGATATCATGTCTGAAGGAACATTGCTTTCTTTGGATGATCTTGAAGATATGCATGCTTTAAAAACAGGAGCTTTGATTGAAGCATCCATTTGTGCTGGTGCGGTGTTGGGACATGGAAGCCCAGAGCAAATCAAACAACTAAAAATCTATGCAAAAAAAATAGGCCTGGCATTTCAGGTTACCGACGACATTTTAAATGTTGAAGGAAATCCTGACGTTATGGGGAAAGCGGTGGGTACGGACAAAAACCGTCACAAAAGCACCTACCCTCTCATAATGGGATTAAAAGAATCAAAAATATTTGCCACCAACCTGATTAATAATGCCTTGAAAGCGATAGAAATATTTGATAATAAGGCGGATCCCCTCAGGGCGATTGCAACGTATATATTTACAAGAAAAAAGTGA